From one Coffea eugenioides isolate CCC68of chromosome 11, Ceug_1.0, whole genome shotgun sequence genomic stretch:
- the LOC113752851 gene encoding agamous-like MADS-box protein AGL62: MEATVKRKGGSGRKKIEIKKIENKCYLQATFSKRRTSLFRKAAELSATCGVDVAVIVQSPGGNVFAAGGRSSVTTIVDRYLAATSSTPNNADQFPQADGGGQERDQDEEQYAQILKEIEAEKIKEKSLMESQGGEGFWWERGFDDLDVNELEEHIAAMETLRKNVSAKAEEKAKANNIAAS, encoded by the coding sequence ATGGAAGCCACAGTGAAGAGAAAAGGCGGCTCTGGTCGAAAGAAGATTGAAATCAAGAAAATCGAGAACAAGTGCTACCTGCAAGCCACGTTTTCAAAACGTCGTACGAGTTTGTTCAGGAAGGCTGCGGAACTCAGTGCTACCTGTGGAGTTGACGTTGCCGTGATTGTTCAATCTCCAGGAGGAAACGTCTTCGCCGCTGGCGGCCGGTCCTCCGTCACCACCATCGTTGATCGTTATCTTGCGGCAACCTCATCAACCCCTAACAACGCTGATCAGTTTCCGCAAGCTGACGGTGGTGGTCAAGAACGTGATCAGGATGAGGAACAGTATGCGCAGATTCTCAAAGAGATTGAGGCTGAAAAGATAAAAGAGAAAAGTTTAATGGAAAGTCAGGGCGGCGAAGGATTTTGGTGGGAAAGGGGCTTTGATGATCTTGACGTGAATGAACTTGAAGAACATATCGCTGCCATGGAAACTTTGAGGAAGAATGTATCGGCTAAGGCAGAAGAGAAGGCCAAGGCTAATAATATTGCTGCTTCCTAG
- the LOC113752852 gene encoding protein ALTERED XYLOGLUCAN 4-like — translation MLLFRQQEKIFILLSRPLLLICSVCFTILLIFYALRAPDSINFTAKNVGYVPSNSSSSLHPPAKEDEKCNLFKGRWIWDEKGPLYTNFSCKTIPDKKNCFLHERMDKDFLHWRWKPDECELPVFDPRSFLSIARGKTMAFIGDSVSRNQMESLLCLLSTEETPKDVYKDAKDRFRTWHFPHYNFTMMSLWSRFLVTSSQTIVNGSVTGGFDVHLDKVDDNWAPKLPVVDYAIFSDAQWFLRQNYLYEGGNLIGCIYCQEPNVTDLGPGLAIQRAFRTAFKYINDCKNCFGILTLLRTISPSQFENGTWKTGGSCVRTSPLAPEEIQDAGGADMEYRNIQMAEIESARKRGEKIGNRFDVLDVTGAMLMRPDGHPGLHWRNKKKGYSDCVHWCLPGPIDVWNEFLLEVLRRQSHFPLRSR, via the exons ATGCTATTGTTTCGTCAACAagagaaaattttcatattgCTTAGCCGACCACTGCTGTTGATCTGCTCTGTGTGCTTTACGATATTGCTCATATTCTACGCACTGCGTGCCCCCGATTCCATCAACTTCACCGCCAAAAATGTAGGCTATGTCCCAAGCAACTCATCATCCTCGCTACATCCTCCTGCCAAAG AAGATGAAAAATGTAACTTGTTTAAGGGTCGTTGGATTTGGGACGAGAAAGGTCCTTTGTACACGAATTTCAGCTGTAAAACGATCCCGGACAAGAagaattgtttcttgcatgaGAGGATGGATAAGGATTTCCTTCATTGGAGATGGAAGCCCGACGAATGTGAACTTCCCGTCTTCGATCCCAGGAGCTTCCTAAGCATCGCACGGGGAAAAACAATGGCTTTCATAGGTGACTCAGTTTCCCGGAATCAGATGGAATCGCTGCTCTGTTTACTGTCTACG GAGGAAACCCCAAAAGACGTATACAAGGACGCCAAAGACCGATTCAGGACATGGCATTTTCCTCATTACAACTTCACAATGATGTCCCTCTGGTCCCGATTCCTTGTCACTTCCTCGCAGACAATAGTCAATGGGTCAGTAACCGGCGGTTTTGATGTGCACCTGGACAAGGTTGATGATAATTGGGCGCCCAAACTACCAGTCGTAGATTATGCCATTTTTTCGGATGCCCAATGGTTCCTCAGGCAGAATTACCTATACGAGGGTGGCAATCTTATTGGATGTATTTACTGCCAGGAGCCTAATGTGACTGACCTCGGTCCGGGCCTTGCCATCCAAAGAGCATTTAGAACCGCTTTTAAGTACATAAACGATTGCAAGAATTGCTTTGGGATTTTAACTTTGTTGAGAACAATTTCGCCATCCCAGTTTGAGAATGGGACATGGAAGACTGGGGGGAGCTGTGTCAGAACGAGCCCATTAGCCCCGGAGGAGATTCAGGACGCTGGTGGCGCAGACATGGAGTACAGGAACATCCAAATGGCAGAAATTGAGAGTGCCCGCAAACGGGGAGAGAAAATTGGGAATAGATTTGATGTTCTAGATGTCACTGGGGCAATGCTGATGAGGCCTGATGGCCACCCTGGATTACACTGGCGAAACAAAAAGAAGGGATACAGTGATTGTGTCCATTGGTGCTTGCCTGGGCCTATTGatgtttggaatgaatttttgcTTGAGGTGCTCAGGAGACAATCCCATTTTCCTCTTCGATCCAGATGA
- the LOC113752854 gene encoding protein ALTERED XYLOGLUCAN 4-like: MSKNMSTARKFSKQRPKQMPNIQYESMSGEAALEFVFNSTHGHHFDQRNSLVQPGNDDERCDLFTGRWIRDVRGPLYTNFSCKTLPYQRNCLLHGRTDKDFLHWRWKPDQCELPVFNPRSFLNIVQGKTMAFIGDSLARNQMESLLCLLSAEETPNQVYRDAEDRTATCHFPRHNFTIIVLWTQFLVSASEIIVNGSATGGFHLHLDKIDESWVQKLSAIDYAIISDGQWFFRPNYLYEGGRFVGCIYCQETNVTDLGPGFAIQKAFRLALKHINDCNNCPRIVTILRTFSPSQFENGGWNTGGTCTRTSPLAPEEIKDGGGLDWYYRRIQLAEIDSARKLGEKKGNAFDILDVTRAMLMRPDGHPGLHWGNQWMKGYSDCIHWCLPGPIDTWNDFLLQVLRRQSRNPLGSRTHGSRFIGRR, encoded by the exons ATGTCCAAGAACATGTCCACTGCTCGCAAATTCTCTAAGCAAAGACCTAAACAAATGCCCAATATTCAATATGAATCAATGAGTGGAGAAGCGGCGCTTGA GTTCGTCTTCAACTCCACACATGGACACCATTTTGACCAAAGAAACTCCTTAGTTCAGCCCGGAAATG ATGATGAAAGATGTGACTTGTTTACGGGCCGTTGGATTCGGGATGTGAGAGGGCCTTTATATACAAATTTTAGCTGTAAAACGTTGCCCTATCAGAGGAACTGCTTATTGCACGGACGGACGGACAAGGACTTCCTTCACTGGAGATGGAAGCCAGACCAATGCGAACTTCCAGTCTTCAACCCCAGGAGCTTCCTGAACATTGTTCAAGGAAAGACGATGGCTTTCATCGGTGACTCCCTTGCCAGGAATCAGATGGAATCGCTTCTCTGTTTACTGTCTGCG GAAGAAACGCCAAACCAAGTATACAGGGATGCGGAAGACCGAACCGCAACATGCCACTTTCCTCGTCACAACTTCACCATCATTGTCCTCTGGACCCAATTCCTCGTCTCAGCCTCGGAGATAATAGTAAATGGGTCAGCAACCGGCGGATTCCATTTGCACCTTGACAAGATCGACGAGAGTTGGGTGCAAAAACTATCTGCCATCGACTACGCCATTATCTCGGATGGCCAGTGGTTCTTCAGACCCAACTACCTGTATGAGGGCGGTCGTTTTGTTGGATGTATTTACTGCCAGGAGACTAATGTGACGGACCTCGGTCCCGGCTTTGCCATCCAAAAAGCTTTTAGACTTGCTCTTAAGCACATAAACGACTGCAACAACTGCCCGAGGATTGTGACTATATTAAGAACATTCTCACCATCCCAGTTTGAGAATGGCGGATGGAACACTGGAGGGACCTGCACTAGAACGAGCCCATTGGCCCCAGAGGAGATTAAGGATGGTGGTGGCCTGGATTGGTATTATAGGAGGATTCAATTGGCAGAGATTGACAGTGCACGCAAATTGGGAGAGAAAAAAGGGAATGCATTTGATATTCTTGATGTTACAAGAGCTATGCTTATGAGGCCTGATGGCCACCCTGGGTTACACTGGGGAAACCAATGGATGAAGGGATACAGTGACTGCATCCACTGGTGTTTGCCAGGACCCATTGACACTTGGAACGACTTTTTACTTCAAGTGCTCCGAAGACAATCCCGCAATCCTCTCGGCTCTAGAACGCATGGCTCAAGATTCATAGGAAGAAGGTGA
- the LOC113754020 gene encoding uncharacterized protein LOC113754020, translated as MSQGYALELYFDPALENQVLKAWNVLARRQISTQLIEIESRPHITLFSSPLVDVSKLENTVKNFASKQEPLPLSFSSIGSLANDNNVLFLAPTPSLSLIQFHLQLCDAMRKDGIEIGEDYRPDSWIPHCPVAEEVPKARMAEAFTVLRDLKMPVTGYAMDIALVEYPPVRELCSFVLGGGTVEP; from the coding sequence ATGTCACAAGGTTATGCATTGGAGCTTTACTTTGATCCTGCACTTGAAAACCAGGTCTTGAAGGCCTGGAATGTGTTGGCTCGCCGACAGATTAGTACTCAGCTTATTGAAATTGAATCCAGACCCCACATTACCTTATTTTCTAGCCCGCTTGTCGATGTCTCAAAACTTGAAAACACTGTGAAAAACTTTGCTTCAAAGCAAGAACCTTTGCCGTTGTcattttcttcaattggaagCCTTGCTAATGACAACAACGTTCTCTTTCTTGCGCCAACACCATCCTTATCTCTCATTCAATTCCACCTTCAATTGTGTGATGCAATGAGAAAAGATGGCATTGAAATTGGGGAGGATTATCGCCCTGATTCATGGATTCCACATTGTCCTGTTGCCGAAGAAGTGCCAAAGGCTCGAATGGCTGAGGCATTTACTGTTTTACGGGATTTGAAGATGCCAGTCACTGGATATGCAATGGATATTGCATTGGTTGAGTATCCACCAGTCCGCGAACTATGCTCCTTTGTGCTTGGTGGCGGCACTGTTGAACCTTGA